In Rattus norvegicus strain BN/NHsdMcwi chromosome 1, GRCr8, whole genome shotgun sequence, a genomic segment contains:
- the Or5b116b gene encoding olfactory receptor Olr354: protein MILMENTSEVTDFILAGLTDAPALQIPLFIIFTLIYFIALFGNLGMIMMILLDSRLHTPMYFFLCNLSLVDCVYASAITPKVMEGFLTGNKIISFNACAAQMFFFVAFGASESLILASMAYDRHAAVCKPLHYTTIMTSTTCILSVTCCYMCGILQSSIHVALAFRLSFCHSNMINHFFCDILPLLTISCSETHTNEIILLILATLDLVFTLLVILNTYLLIFIAILRMRSAEAQRKAFSTCASHLITVSIFFGSLIFMYLQPRSSHSMDTDKIASVFYTMVIPMLNPVVYSLRNNEVKNAFKKIVGKLLSSLCSFD, encoded by the coding sequence ATGATTTTGATGGAGAATACATCAGAGGTTACTGATTTTATTCTTGCGGGGTTAACAGATGCACCAGCACTTCAGAtccctttgtttattatttttactctCATTTATTTCATTGCACTATTTGGGAATCTTGGGATGATCATGATGATTCTGCTGGACTCCCGACTTCACActcccatgtactttttcctctgTAATCTCTCCCTGGTGGACTGTGTTTATGCTTCAGCAATCACTCCCAAGGTGATGGAAGGGTTTCTTACAGGAAATAAGATCATATCCTTCAATGCATGTGCTGCCCAAATGTTCTTCTTTGTAGCCTTTGGGGCTAGTGAAAGTTTGATCCTTGCCTCAATGGCTTATGACCGACATGCAGCAGTGTGTAAACCCCTACACTACACTACCATCATGACAAGTACCACTTGTATCCTAAGTGTCACCTGCTGCTACATGTGTGGAATCTTGCAATCCTCTATCCATGTTGCTCTTGCATTTCGTCTTTCCTTCTGTCATTCCAATATGATTAATCACTTTTTCTGTGACATTCTCCCACTGCTGACTATTTCTTGTTCTGAAACTCACACAAATGAGATTATACTCCTTATCTTGGCTACATTAGATCTTGTTTTCACTCTCTTGGTTATTTTAAATACTTACCTGCTTATTTTCATTGCTATCCTGAGGATGCGTTCAGCTGAAGCACAGAGAAAGGCCTTCTCTACATGTGCATCCCATCTCATCACTGTGTCCATCTTCTTTGGTTCCCTTATATTCATGTACTTACAGCCCAGATCTAGTCACTCCATGGACACAGACAAAATTGCTTCAGTGTTTTATACCATGGTCATCCCTATGCTGAACCCTGTGgtctacagcctgaggaacaacGAGGTCAAAAATGCATTTAAGAAGATTGTTGGAAAATTACTATCTTCACTTTGTTCATTTGATTAA
- the Or5b123b gene encoding olfactory receptor Olr357, with the protein MMQNNSELTEFILVGLTDVQFLQVPLFIIFTLIYLTTLVGNLGMILLIILDSRLHTPMYFFLSNLSFADCVYASAVTPKVIEGFLTEDKIISYNACAAQMFFFGVFAIIESFLLASMAYDCHAAVCKPLHYSTTMTTMICSLLLAGSYVSGILQSSIHVAFTFHLSFCHSNVVNHFFCDIPPLLSLSCSSIYTNEIVLFMLAAFDVGFTLLVILTSYLLIFVAILRMNSAESRKKAISTCSSHLTTVSIFYGTIIFMYLQPSSSHSMDTDKMASVFYTMVIPMLNPIVYSLRNKEVKNAFKKVARKALSSLGLVN; encoded by the coding sequence ATGATGCAGAATAATTCAGAACTGACTGAATTTATTCTTGTTGGGTTAACAGATGTTCAATTTCTGCAAGTTCCTTTATTTATTATCTTCACTCTCATTTATTTGACCACATTGGTTGGGAATCTTGGGATGATTTTGTTGATTATCTTGGACTCCAGACTACACActcccatgtactttttcctcaGTAACCTCTCCTTTGCAGACTGTGTTTATGCCTCAGCTGTCACTCCCAAGGTAATAGAAGGGTTTCTCACAGAAGATAAGATCATATCCTACAATGCATGTGCTGCTCAAATGTTCTTCTTTGGAGTCTTTGCTATTATTGAGAGTTTTCTCCTGGCCTCAATGGCATATGACTGTCATGCAGCAGTGTGCAAACCCTTGCATTATTCCACCACCATGACAACTATGATATGTTCCCTGCTTCTTGCTGGATCATACGTCAGTGGAATCTTACAATCTTCCATCCATGTTGCTTTCACTTTCCATCTTTCCTTCTGTCATTCCAATGTGGTAAATCACTTTTTCTGTGATATTCCCCCACTATTATCTCTTTCTTGCTCCAGTATTTACACAAATGAAATTGTACTGTTCATGTTGGCAGCATTCGATGTTGGTTTTACTCTGTTGGTTATCTTGACTTCTTACTTACTCATTTTTGTTGCAATTCTGAGAATGAACTCTGCTGAGAGCCGGAAGAAGGCCATTTCCACCTGTTCTTCCCACCTTACCACAGTTTCCATTTTCTATGGCACAATTATCTTCATGTACTTACAGCCCAGCTCCAGTCACTCCATGGACACTGACAAAATGGCATCTGTGTTCTACACTATGGTCATCCCCATGCTGAACCCTATTGTATACAGTCTGAGaaataaagaagtcaagaatgCATTCAAGAAGGTTGCTAGAAAAGCTTTGTCTTCACTGGGATTAGTCAATTAG